From a region of the Zingiber officinale cultivar Zhangliang chromosome 4B, Zo_v1.1, whole genome shotgun sequence genome:
- the LOC121977353 gene encoding 2-hydroxy-6-oxononadienedioate/2-hydroxy-6-oxononatrienedioate hydrolase-like, producing MLPQRSVAGVAQDELLDPKELADADSCFCEFNGVDLHHKISRPPREEEDVKVGIRAIPTVLLHGFGASAFSWERVMQPLARVVMADVLAFDRPAFGLTSRTSAASSGLNPYSMIFSVLATLFFIDRLASEKKGAKALLIGHSAGCFVAVETYLKAPEKVAALVLVSPAIFAPLSGGRSIGKENGAPENRILRFFKALADIRTQLVLVIFIVLKALRDMAGSLFARALTAFLQSTQALMLVRMIVDKFGISAIRVSWFDPSKITDYVIQGYTKPLKAKGWERAFLDYTLALLTVSSSKKPPLSERLAHISCPVLIITGDSDRVVPAWNAKRLSLSIPGSSFEVIEECGHLPHEEKVEEFLMIVERFLRREFAVSDQPQSIDAPAP from the exons ATGCTTCCCCAACGCAGCGTCGCGGGCGTCGCCCAGGATGAGCTACTGGATCCGAAAGAGCTTGCCGACGCCGACAGCTGCTTCTGCGAATTCAACGGGGTCGATCTGCACCACAAAATCAGCAGGCCTCCtcgcgaagaagaagatgtaaaGGTTGGGATTCGAGCAATTCCAACTGTCCTGCTTCACGGTTTCGGCGCGTCGGCCTTCTCGTGGGAGCGAGTGATGCAGCCCCTGGCGCGGGTGGTCATGGCCGACGTCCTGGCTTTCGACCGCCCTGCCTTCGGCCTCACTTCGAGGACCTCTGCGGCGAGTAGCGGTTTGAATCCCTACTCCATGATCTTTTCCGTCCTCGCCACGCTCTTCTTCATAGATCGGTTGGCTTCGGAGAAGAAAGGCGCAAAGGCTCTACTGATAGG GCACTCTGCCGGTTGCTTCGTCGCCGTCGAGACGTACTTGAAAGCCCCCGAGAAGGTCGCTGCGCTGGTCCTCGTCTCGCCGGCGATATTTGCTCCGCTATCCGGCGGGAGATCAATTGGCAAGGAAAATGGAGCTCCCGAGAATCGTATTCTCAGGTTTTTTAAAGCGTTAGCTGATATAAGGACGCAGTTGGTGCTGGTAATCTTTATTGTGCTGAAAGCCTTGAGAGATATGGCTGGTTCTCTGTTTGCTCGAGCACTGACGGCATTCTTGCAATCGACACAGGCGTTAATGCTG GTAAGAATGATAGTGGACAAGTTTGGAATATCGGCTATTCGTGTTTCTTGGTTTGATCCGAGCAAAATCACAGATTATGTGATACAAGGTTATACAAAG CCACTCAAGGCCAAAGGTTGGGAGAGGGCATTTCTGGACTACACTTTGGCCTTGCTGACTGTCTCTTCTTCCAAGAAACCACCATTGTCTGAACGACTCGCTCACATTTCATGCCCTG TGTTGATTATTACCGGCGACAGCGACCGGGTTGTCCCAGCATGGAACGCTAAGCGTCTCTCATTATCGATTCCTGGTTCGAGCTTCGAGGTGATTGAGGAATGCGGGCACCTGCCTCACGAAGAAAAAGTGGAGGAGTTCCTGATGATCGTCGAAAGGTTTCTTCGAAGAGAGTTTGCAGTTTCTGATCAGCCCCAATCCATCGACGCACCGGCCCCATGA